Proteins found in one Dermacentor silvarum isolate Dsil-2018 chromosome 8, BIME_Dsil_1.4, whole genome shotgun sequence genomic segment:
- the LOC119460532 gene encoding uncharacterized protein LOC119460532: MASILHHETNSPSCYCCPTAPKRPPQPASASTSPSTNDLDASLHELGMLSAVTDSRRDYVLEKLSRRAGNMDSGPHHSGLCVLAMNSAYIADFSFMTSSVVPESPPSPSETVPLLTLRRPRIRALRRRHYFYQPYDYPWRQRLVEVLRTKDEAVAENGTDGVNKSNPGSPSKLTGTSSNASSTTVAGIVRSKSLDDLEVCSAKACGTKADIETVSRKISNLHVS, encoded by the coding sequence ATGGCGAGCATTCTGCATCATGAAACAAATAGCCCTAGCTGCTACTGCTGCCCCACAGCACCCAAGCGGCCCCCTCAGCCAGCATCTGCAAGCACCTCGCCAAGCACAAACGATTTGGATGCTTCTTTACATGAGCTTGGCATGCTGAGTGCTGTCACAGACTCGCGCCGGGACTATGTACTTGAAAAGCTTTCCCGCAGAGCTGGAAACATGGACTCTGGCCCACACCATTCTGGACTGTGTGTGTTAGCCATGAATTCTGCCTACATTGCAGACTTCTCATTCATGACTTCAAGTGTTGTTCCAGAGAGCCCCCCAAGTCCATCTGAGACTGTGCCACTCCTGACTTTACGACGTCCTCGTATTCGGGCCCTTCGCAGGCGGCACTACTTTTATCAGCCATATGACTACCCTTGGCGGCAAAGACTAGTGGAGGTGCTGAGGACAAAAGACGAAGCTGTAGCTGAGAATGGCACTGATGGTGTCAACAAGTCAAACCCAGGCAGCCCATCCAAGTTGACTGGGACCAGCTCAAATGCAAGTTCGACTACTGTGGCTGGTATTGTCCGGTCCAAGTCACTAGATGACCTTGAAGTGTGCAGTGCCAAGGCATGTGGGACCAAAGCAGACATTGAAACAGTATCACGTAAAATAAGCAACCTTCATGTCAGCTAG